The genomic interval ACCCATGTGCATCGAACAACAATGATTTCAATCCATGCCAACGTATGTCCCATTTTGAGCCAATCTTGATTACCTTGGATTGGCTTTTCCCTGCGGCACGACCATAAGCAATATAGCTTTCGCAGCCAGCAACTATTGCCCGCTGGCCTATCTCTTCTACTATCCGACCTGTACTGCCAGTATTAACAGTTGCATTGATTTGAAGTAGTATCTTCGTCATTTCTCGTGATTTATTAAGGACAAGAACTGCATTGTTATAGTATTGGCCTCTACCTTTGAAAGGAATTCCGATTCAGGAATCCTAGAGTATGTGAGTACTTGTTCTATACCATGGGCGAGATTTATTACATCTTGTTCTTCTTTCGATTTATCTTTGAACGCATGATTGGAGGTTATTACTCCCCACTTGGTCTGATATGAATCTGCCAAAGAAATGTTGTATGATTCATCTGCCAATAGGATTTCCCAAATCCCACGTGAAGAGTTTGTTGACACTACGGGTACGCCAAGTGCTAATGCCTCAATAATAACACCTGGTAAGCTTTCACTATAAGAGCAAGATATCAGGGCTTTAGCTGCTTTTATATATGGATATGGATTCGATTTCTCTCCCAAGAAGAACACCCTACTAGTCATTCCTAAGTCATCTACCTGCTTTTTTAGTTCGCTTACGAAGGGTTCATCACCTTTACCTACAAAAACCAGAGATAATTGTGATTTGATTTTTGACAATGCATTTATAGCTCTTATCGGTGCCTTGTTGGCATCCAATCTTCCACAATAAATGATGTATGGTGAGGGCAACACTTCTTCTTGAAGTGGGATATCCGCTTTTTTTAGAATCTCATCAACCTGATGAACATTATATATAGTGCCTATTTTACTTCTATCAATGGTTTTGATGCTTTTTAAATCTTCCTCTGCCTCTTTGCTCACACAAGAACAAAAGTCCAACTTGGGGAATATAAACCAGTATTGAAGCAGAGAGAATGCATATTTGACAAGTCCTAAGGATCTTCCTTGTTTGTGCGGGGCATGGAATATTCCTACTTTATAGTCTTGTCCTCCACTTAGGGCATTAAGCAGATTGGTTGAATACAATGTAGAAATGGTCATATCGGGACAATATGACTCTTTAATTCCTTTCAACCATTTTACCTGCTTGGTAATGCTGTTTTCTTGCTTTCCATACTTGTCCGAGAAGAACTCACAAGAATCGAATCCTTTCAATCCTCCATCAAAACGGTGGATGCCGACGCATATCACATCAACATCGTCACGATTCATAAATGCACGGTAAAGATTCCATGAACATCTACCAATCGTTCCGTTATTTCCCGCTACTAATATTAGAATCCTTGGAATGAATCTATTCTCAATCATGTTTCAACTTTTTACGTTTCACTAGGATATGTTTTTATTATCCTTGCAGGAACACCTGAGACCAATGAATTATCTGGCACATCATTTATCACAACCGAATTCGGTGCAATCTTTACATTATTTCCTATATGTATTTTCCCAATTAGTTTTGCACCAAGACAAATCTCCACATTATCTTCTACTATTGGCGCATTTTCAAATTTCCCCTTTGTTCCCAATATAACACCTGGACCTATTATACAATTTGCCCCAACTTTAGCGTATGTTGCAACTCTGATTAGTCCAATATGAGGAATAAATAATCCAGGTCCACAGCTATTAATCGCAATTTTAATTTTCAACTTATAACACTTCCTTTTATATTGCCAATATGTATAATAGTACAACAAATAATCAAATGTATTCTTTTTTTTATTAGTCAAATATTCTAAATGTCTAAGCGTTCTCAGATAATCAAATATATAATAATTTTCATTATATATAAACCTATCATAAAATCTGATATTATATCTCTTTCGATCTTGAGAGATATAATACCTCATATCATCTTTGTTTTTTATCATAATGACTCTCTATTAATTGACCTAATTCATCAGAAGAAACGAAAGATACATCTGGCCATTGTTGAACTATACTATTTAATAATTGCTTAAGCAATAAAAGATTTTTATCCCTATTCTCGACATCAATATTTCCAATATAATTAATACGATGAGAACTAATAACGGCAGCCTTCCCCCACTTAAATGCTGTCGCGATCCGTCCTAGGCAATTATTAACAACATCCTCCTTGTCTCTAAAATGAGTAGGCTCAAAAAAGGCATTCCTCATCAGATAATATTGACCTATACCATTTTTCTTTCCTTGATAATTATTTTTTTTATAAATAAAATCTTTATCGTCTCCTTTGGGGATTCTTTGATGTACCAATCCTTGCAAATACCTTATACCCTTTCGATATAGAATAGGTTCAATTTTCGGATTCCATGTATAGGTTGTTGCGATAAAGGACTCTGATTTGTAACCAAACAAATTTTCAAATAGTTGTAAACCTTCGGTGATTATTGTGTCATACTCTGGTATATCCTCATCAAGACCAGAATTGAACGCTCCCATATAATTATTGTTGATACGAGAGTCCACGATTGATGTAAGACCGAATGTGCCAAGATCAAAAGACAATCTTGTTACCTCGTCACCTGCCTGAAGTGTACGCAGCCATTTTTTTACATTTAAATGTTCCCGCCCATGAAATTGAGGATGAAAGATTCCTGCAGCAATTCCTTGTTTCCACATTTCATAGACACCTTCATGTGAGGGGTATCTTTTCAACGTTTCCGTGAAAGGTTCGTAGAAATACTCCGTATATCCAGATTCTTTAATCTTGTCAAAGACTGGGTTGGCAACCACTGCATTCGCAGTAAGGACTGCATTTCTACCGTTTTTATCTTTGACCGATTGCAACACCTCATAGAGGGCTGTCAAGTCATCAACCGTTGCCAAATTGTCGTAACGACAATACGGGTCACGGTCAACATGCAAACCGTGACTAAGCAGTTCCTCATACACCTTTTTTGAAGGCATACGTATGCTACCCCAGTCATCACTCTCGATGACCAGAATGTGTCTACGGGTATGCCAACCGGGGATGTTAAGAAGGAAATGTGTAAGTTGTTGTTTAATATACATCTGTATATTATCTTCCTTTATACCAATATAACAAAT from Prevotella sp. E13-27 carries:
- a CDS encoding glycosyltransferase, whose protein sequence is MIENRFIPRILILVAGNNGTIGRCSWNLYRAFMNRDDVDVICVGIHRFDGGLKGFDSCEFFSDKYGKQENSITKQVKWLKGIKESYCPDMTISTLYSTNLLNALSGGQDYKVGIFHAPHKQGRSLGLVKYAFSLLQYWFIFPKLDFCSCVSKEAEEDLKSIKTIDRSKIGTIYNVHQVDEILKKADIPLQEEVLPSPYIIYCGRLDANKAPIRAINALSKIKSQLSLVFVGKGDEPFVSELKKQVDDLGMTSRVFFLGEKSNPYPYIKAAKALISCSYSESLPGVIIEALALGVPVVSTNSSRGIWEILLADESYNISLADSYQTKWGVITSNHAFKDKSKEEQDVINLAHGIEQVLTYSRIPESEFLSKVEANTITMQFLSLINHEK
- a CDS encoding serine acetyltransferase is translated as MRYYISQDRKRYNIRFYDRFIYNENYYIFDYLRTLRHLEYLTNKKKNTFDYLLYYYTYWQYKRKCYKLKIKIAINSCGPGLFIPHIGLIRVATYAKVGANCIIGPGVILGTKGKFENAPIVEDNVEICLGAKLIGKIHIGNNVKIAPNSVVINDVPDNSLVSGVPARIIKTYPSET